A single window of Flagellimonas maritima DNA harbors:
- the rimP gene encoding ribosome assembly cofactor RimP — MFKEKVASLLNKALEEKPSLFLIDFTVENNNTIRVILDGDNGVDLKDCMDISRAIEHNLDREEEDFALEVTSAGATSPLELPRQYKKNVGRKLLVRTVDEELEGNLTNATEDKITLEWKAREPKAIGKGKVTVQKKRDIAFSDIHEAKVILKF; from the coding sequence ATGTTTAAGGAAAAGGTAGCATCATTATTAAATAAAGCTTTGGAAGAAAAGCCATCTTTGTTTTTAATTGATTTTACGGTTGAAAACAATAACACGATTCGAGTGATCTTAGATGGTGACAATGGAGTCGATCTTAAAGATTGTATGGATATAAGCAGGGCTATTGAGCACAATCTTGATCGTGAAGAAGAAGATTTTGCTCTTGAGGTAACCTCTGCGGGAGCTACTTCACCATTGGAATTACCGCGTCAGTATAAAAAGAACGTTGGCAGAAAATTATTGGTCAGGACTGTAGATGAAGAGTTGGAAGGAAACCTGACAAATGCAACGGAAGATAAAATTACCTTGGAGTGGAAGGCGCGCGAGCCCAAAGCTATAGGTAAAGGAAAAGTTACGGTACAGAAAAAGCGGGACATTGCATTTTCTGATATCCATGAAGCAAAAGTTATATTAAAATTTTAA
- the nusA gene encoding transcription termination factor NusA, translating into MENLALIESFSEFKDDKFIDRVTLMAILEDVFRNALKKKFGSDENFDIIINPDKGDLEIWRNRIVVQDGEVEEPNEEISLSEARKIEPDFEVGEDVSEEVKLMDLGRRAILALRQNLISKIHEHDNTTIYKQFKDLEGEIYTAEVHHIRHKAIILLDDEGNEIILPKEKQIPSDFFRKGDNVRGVIESVELKGNKPAILMSRTSPIFLEQLFFQEIPEVFDGLITIKKAVRIPGEKAKVAVDSYDDRIDPVGACVGMKGSRIHGIVRELGNENIDVINWTNNSQLMVTRALSPARVSSVKLNDEKKTAQVYLKPEEVSKAIGRGGHNIRLAGQLTGYEIDVFREGVEEDVELTEFSDEIEAWVIDEFKKIGLDTARSVLEQDVNDLIKRTDLEEETVQNVVRILKEEFED; encoded by the coding sequence ATGGAAAACCTGGCGCTCATCGAATCCTTTTCGGAATTTAAGGACGATAAGTTTATTGATAGGGTAACGCTTATGGCTATTTTGGAAGATGTATTCCGAAATGCCCTTAAGAAAAAGTTTGGTTCTGATGAAAATTTTGACATCATTATCAACCCTGATAAAGGAGATTTGGAGATTTGGAGAAACCGTATAGTGGTTCAGGATGGAGAAGTGGAAGAGCCCAATGAAGAAATCTCATTGTCTGAGGCTAGAAAAATTGAACCTGACTTTGAAGTAGGGGAGGATGTTTCTGAAGAAGTAAAGTTGATGGACTTGGGAAGACGGGCTATTTTGGCCTTACGTCAAAATCTGATTTCCAAAATTCACGAACACGATAACACAACGATTTATAAGCAGTTTAAAGATCTTGAAGGAGAGATTTACACTGCAGAGGTACACCATATTCGCCATAAAGCAATTATACTATTGGATGATGAAGGAAACGAAATCATACTCCCAAAGGAAAAACAGATTCCATCAGATTTTTTTAGAAAAGGAGATAATGTAAGGGGTGTGATTGAAAGTGTTGAACTCAAAGGTAATAAACCTGCAATCTTAATGTCCAGAACTTCTCCAATTTTCTTGGAACAATTATTTTTCCAAGAAATTCCAGAGGTTTTCGATGGGTTGATCACTATCAAAAAAGCGGTAAGAATTCCAGGCGAAAAAGCAAAGGTTGCTGTAGACTCGTATGATGATAGAATTGACCCTGTTGGTGCCTGTGTTGGTATGAAGGGTTCCCGTATTCATGGGATAGTTAGGGAATTGGGCAATGAAAATATCGATGTAATCAATTGGACAAACAATTCACAACTCATGGTTACACGAGCGTTGAGCCCGGCAAGAGTATCGTCTGTAAAGCTGAACGATGAGAAGAAAACTGCCCAGGTTTATTTAAAACCGGAAGAAGTTTCCAAGGCAATAGGTAGAGGGGGTCATAATATCCGATTGGCTGGTCAACTAACTGGTTATGAGATTGATGTATTCCGTGAGGGTGTTGAAGAGGATGTGGAATTGACGGAGTTCTCAGATGAAATAGAAGCATGGGTCATTGATGAATTCAAGAAAATCGGTTTGGACACAGCAAGAAGCGTTCTGGAACAAGATGTGAACGATTTGATAAAGAGAACCGATTTAGAAGAAGAAACCGTTCAGAATGTGGTGCGTATTCTTAAAGAGGAATTTGAAGATTAA
- the infB gene encoding translation initiation factor IF-2, with translation MAGNPTIRLNKVLRELNISLDRAVDYLSSVGHEVEARPTTKITDEVYQVLLDEFQTDKSKKVASKEVGEEKRKEKEALRIQIEQEQEERRLARERRNAQQVIKAKVELSGPKTVGKIDLNKKVEKPKIEEKPKEVEEPKVEAKEVKVEEKPVSKKEETVAPVTEPKVKAKEAPKKEETEKEETEVKEPETIETQYKKLSGPKITGDKIDLSKFNKPKKKKEETKKPAASSSDNSSDRRKRRKRIISKNPTQSGGGNRPNNRGGNSGPGRRGNQRSSAPKVEPTEEEVQKQVRETLEKLQGKSSKGKGAKYRREKRDQHRQQTEKDLELQELESKTLKVTEFVTVNEVATMMDVSSTQIISACMSLGIMVTMNQRLDAETLSIVAEEFGYEVEFVTADIEEAIEEEVDAPEDLQPRAPIVTVMGHVDHGKTSLLDHIREENVIAGESGGITQHIGAYGVSLEDGQRITFLDTPGHEAFTAMRARGAQVTDIAIIVVAADDDIMPQTKEAISHAQAANVPIVFAINKIDRPTANPDKIKEGLAAMNLLVEDWGGKIQSHDISAKTGQGVNDLLEKVLLEAELLELKANPDRLASGTVVEAFLDKGRGYVSTILVQTGTLEIGDYVLAGTCSGKVKAMQDERGKDIKKAGPATPISILGLDGAPQAGDKFSVLEDEREAKQIATKRSQLQREQSVRTQRHITLDEIGRRIALGDFQELNIILKGDVDGSVEALTDSFQKLSTDEIQVNIIHKGVGAITESDVLLASASDAIIIGFNVRPMGNARTVADKEEIDIRMYSIIYDAINDLKDAMEGMLSPEMKEEITGNAEIRETFKISKIGTIAGCMVTSGKIFRNSQIRLIREGVVVYTGVLSSLKRFKDDVKEVSKGYDCGLQIKNYNDIKEGDIVEAFQEVAVKKKL, from the coding sequence ATGGCAGGAAACCCAACAATAAGACTTAATAAAGTTCTCAGGGAATTGAACATTTCACTGGATAGGGCTGTGGACTACCTTTCTTCTGTGGGGCATGAGGTAGAGGCAAGGCCTACTACAAAGATTACGGATGAAGTGTATCAAGTGCTGTTGGATGAGTTCCAAACGGATAAGAGCAAAAAAGTAGCTTCCAAGGAAGTTGGTGAAGAAAAACGTAAGGAAAAAGAAGCACTTAGAATTCAAATTGAGCAGGAACAAGAGGAACGAAGACTTGCAAGAGAGCGAAGAAACGCTCAGCAGGTCATAAAAGCCAAAGTAGAGCTTTCAGGACCAAAGACCGTTGGTAAAATAGATTTGAACAAAAAGGTCGAGAAACCTAAAATCGAGGAGAAGCCAAAAGAAGTTGAAGAACCAAAAGTTGAGGCGAAAGAAGTAAAAGTTGAAGAAAAACCTGTTTCCAAAAAAGAAGAGACAGTAGCTCCAGTCACTGAACCCAAAGTAAAAGCAAAAGAGGCACCCAAAAAGGAAGAAACTGAAAAAGAAGAAACCGAAGTTAAGGAGCCAGAGACAATTGAAACGCAGTATAAAAAACTTAGTGGCCCAAAAATAACAGGGGACAAAATAGACCTTTCAAAATTTAATAAGCCAAAGAAAAAGAAAGAAGAAACCAAAAAACCCGCTGCGTCGTCTTCCGATAACAGTTCGGATAGAAGAAAGCGTAGAAAGCGGATTATCAGTAAAAACCCAACACAGTCCGGAGGCGGAAATCGCCCGAACAATAGGGGCGGCAACAGTGGTCCGGGCAGGAGAGGAAATCAACGTTCATCTGCTCCCAAGGTCGAGCCAACCGAAGAAGAAGTACAAAAACAAGTACGGGAGACGCTTGAGAAACTCCAAGGAAAATCCAGTAAGGGCAAAGGTGCAAAATATCGCCGAGAGAAAAGAGACCAGCATCGTCAGCAAACAGAAAAAGATCTTGAGCTCCAAGAACTGGAAAGCAAAACACTAAAAGTTACAGAGTTTGTTACGGTAAATGAGGTTGCCACCATGATGGATGTGTCCTCTACCCAGATCATATCGGCATGTATGTCGTTGGGAATCATGGTGACCATGAACCAGCGCTTGGATGCAGAAACACTTTCTATTGTAGCTGAAGAATTCGGTTACGAAGTAGAGTTCGTTACTGCTGATATTGAAGAGGCTATTGAAGAGGAAGTGGATGCTCCGGAAGATTTGCAGCCAAGAGCTCCAATCGTTACTGTCATGGGTCACGTAGATCATGGTAAAACATCATTATTAGACCACATAAGGGAAGAAAATGTTATTGCCGGAGAAAGTGGTGGTATCACCCAGCATATTGGTGCATACGGCGTTTCATTGGAAGATGGACAAAGAATAACATTTTTGGATACACCCGGTCACGAAGCTTTTACAGCAATGCGTGCACGTGGAGCCCAAGTAACGGATATTGCAATTATCGTAGTAGCAGCGGACGATGATATTATGCCACAGACCAAGGAAGCGATCAGCCATGCTCAAGCGGCAAATGTTCCAATTGTTTTCGCTATAAACAAAATTGATAGGCCTACGGCGAATCCAGATAAGATTAAAGAAGGTTTGGCAGCAATGAACCTATTGGTAGAAGATTGGGGAGGTAAAATACAATCCCATGATATCTCTGCGAAAACAGGACAGGGTGTAAATGATTTGTTGGAAAAAGTCCTTTTGGAAGCTGAATTATTGGAACTAAAAGCAAATCCTGACCGATTGGCTTCTGGAACCGTAGTTGAGGCTTTCTTGGATAAAGGCAGGGGATATGTTTCCACTATTCTGGTCCAGACAGGGACTTTAGAAATAGGGGATTATGTTTTGGCCGGGACGTGCAGTGGTAAAGTAAAGGCCATGCAGGATGAGCGTGGAAAGGATATCAAAAAAGCTGGACCCGCTACACCGATTTCAATATTAGGTCTGGACGGAGCACCACAAGCTGGGGATAAATTCAGCGTTTTGGAAGATGAGCGTGAAGCAAAACAAATTGCAACTAAGCGCTCACAATTGCAACGTGAACAATCAGTCCGTACACAAAGGCATATTACTTTGGATGAAATAGGTAGGCGAATCGCTCTAGGAGATTTCCAAGAATTGAACATTATCCTAAAGGGTGACGTTGATGGTTCTGTGGAAGCATTGACAGATTCGTTCCAGAAATTATCTACGGACGAAATCCAGGTCAATATTATTCACAAGGGAGTTGGTGCCATAACAGAATCTGATGTCTTGTTGGCAAGCGCCTCAGATGCAATTATCATTGGATTTAATGTTAGACCAATGGGAAATGCACGAACTGTAGCCGATAAGGAAGAGATTGATATCAGAATGTATTCCATTATTTATGATGCGATTAATGATTTGAAGGATGCAATGGAGGGTATGTTGTCTCCAGAAATGAAAGAAGAGATAACCGGTAACGCTGAAATCAGGGAGACCTTCAAAATTTCTAAAATTGGAACTATTGCAGGATGTATGGTGACGAGCGGAAAGATATTTAGAAACTCACAGATACGTTTGATCCGCGAGGGTGTTGTTGTTTATACTGGAGTGCTATCTTCTTTAAAAAGATTTAAGGATGATGTAAAGGAAGTGTCCAAAGGATATGATTGTGGTCTGCAAATTAAAAATTACAATGATATTAAGGAAGGTGACATTGTAGAGGCATTCCAAGAAGTAGCCGTTAAGAAGAAGCTATAA
- a CDS encoding SPOR domain-containing protein has protein sequence MMKSIMFTAFLTCSIVQLSAQEGSITIEQDPRIKELIELYTEVNSNADFYQIQVGFGSFQKAQNLKSKVDIDFPNWYSKIEFESPTYRVRLGKFKTKLEAERKYLEVRKKYPNAMLLKPETNSR, from the coding sequence ATGATGAAAAGTATAATGTTTACAGCGTTTTTGACATGTTCAATAGTTCAACTTTCAGCTCAAGAAGGTAGTATTACTATTGAACAGGACCCTCGTATCAAGGAATTAATTGAACTGTATACTGAGGTAAATTCGAACGCAGATTTTTATCAAATTCAAGTAGGTTTTGGAAGTTTTCAAAAAGCGCAAAATCTAAAATCTAAAGTAGATATCGATTTCCCAAACTGGTATTCAAAAATAGAGTTTGAATCTCCAACCTATCGTGTTCGTTTAGGTAAGTTCAAAACAAAATTGGAAGCTGAACGTAAGTATTTGGAAGTTCGAAAAAAGTATCCAAATGCTATGTTATTAAAACCAGAAACTAATTCTAGATAA
- a CDS encoding cytochrome c3 family protein: MKKVLYRHLFSKVLGFSLLLLSFSSYAQEDAVVEETAPEEAVADDSAAAAGDPVKGKQLFNQNCAACHALNRKMTGPALANVETRLAEEEGLDKEWLYAWIRNSAGMIASGDAYANEIYAEYNQAAMTAFPTLSNADIDDILAYTAAPPPAPATAAANTNAGGTDGAAAGGISNEIILGALALVFGLLVIMLFLVNKTLRRIAEANGVVLEKEKAEKSTPIWKAFVQNQFLVLVSVIFLLLGSAYFAYGWMMQIGIDQGYAPIQPIHYSHKIHAGDNKIECKYCHSSARVSKHSGIPSLNVCMNCHKSIYEYTGNPEGPSPDDLANGYTNEFYTGEIKKLYKAVGWDEENQKYTGESQPVEWVRIHNLPDFAYFNHSQHVSVAGIQCQTCHGPVEEMEIMYQYSPLTMGWCINCHRETNIKIEGNEYYEAIHAELSKKYGVENLTAAMMGGLECGKCHY; this comes from the coding sequence ATGAAAAAGGTTTTATACCGCCATCTATTTTCTAAAGTTTTAGGTTTCTCTCTCCTACTTTTATCATTTTCATCTTATGCGCAAGAAGATGCAGTTGTTGAAGAAACTGCGCCTGAAGAAGCCGTAGCTGATGATTCTGCAGCTGCAGCTGGTGATCCGGTTAAGGGAAAACAACTGTTCAACCAAAATTGTGCTGCTTGTCACGCATTGAACCGTAAAATGACAGGGCCTGCACTGGCAAATGTTGAAACAAGGTTGGCGGAAGAAGAAGGGCTTGATAAAGAGTGGCTCTATGCTTGGATTAGGAATAGTGCTGGAATGATAGCTTCCGGAGATGCCTATGCCAATGAAATATATGCCGAGTATAATCAAGCTGCAATGACCGCATTTCCTACACTGTCCAATGCAGATATTGATGATATATTGGCATATACTGCCGCGCCCCCGCCTGCACCTGCCACAGCCGCTGCGAATACTAACGCTGGCGGTACGGATGGAGCTGCCGCAGGAGGAATATCAAATGAAATTATTCTAGGAGCCCTAGCCCTTGTTTTTGGTCTTTTGGTTATTATGCTTTTCCTTGTTAACAAAACTCTCAGGCGTATTGCAGAAGCGAATGGGGTAGTTTTAGAAAAAGAAAAGGCAGAGAAAAGCACTCCAATTTGGAAAGCATTTGTTCAAAATCAGTTTTTAGTACTTGTGAGTGTAATTTTCCTTTTATTGGGAAGTGCATATTTTGCATACGGATGGATGATGCAAATAGGTATCGATCAAGGATACGCACCTATACAACCTATTCATTATTCACATAAGATACATGCGGGCGACAATAAAATTGAATGTAAATATTGTCATTCGTCCGCTAGGGTTTCAAAACATTCGGGCATACCATCTTTGAATGTTTGTATGAATTGTCACAAATCCATCTATGAGTATACGGGCAACCCAGAAGGGCCAAGTCCAGATGATTTGGCAAATGGCTATACCAATGAATTTTACACGGGCGAAATAAAGAAATTGTACAAAGCAGTTGGATGGGATGAGGAAAATCAAAAATATACAGGAGAAAGTCAACCTGTAGAATGGGTTAGGATACATAATCTTCCTGACTTTGCTTATTTCAATCATTCACAGCACGTTTCAGTGGCCGGTATTCAATGTCAGACATGTCACGGTCCTGTAGAGGAAATGGAAATTATGTATCAATATTCTCCTTTAACAATGGGTTGGTGTATAAATTGTCACCGTGAGACCAATATAAAAATCGAGGGCAATGAATATTATGAAGCCATTCATGCAGAGCTTTCCAAAAAATATGGAGTTGAGAATTTGACCGCGGCCATGATGGGAGGTTTGGAATGTGGTAAGTGTCACTATTAA
- a CDS encoding TAT-variant-translocated molybdopterin oxidoreductase, whose translation MASNKKYWKSEAELNPNDSIVEALRQNEFTEQIPVDEFLGDKENLSATTTNRRDFLKYVGFSTAAATVAACEGPVHKSIPYVVQPDRIVPGVANYYATTIADGFDFASILVKTREGRPIKIENNTDAKVNGGANARVQASVLSLYDSKRVQGPMANGEPVDWKVLDATVKAKLGSLKGSNKQIALLTQTYASPSTDRLIAEFKAEYGENVNHVVYDAVSQDAALNAFNAAYGERALADYNFEKADLIVSFGADFLADWQGGGYDGGYAKGRIPKNGKMSKHIQLESNMSLTGGNADKRYPMTPTQQKNALAKLYGKLNGSNVGGGTSDVDAAVDRIASQVRKAGSKAVIVTGLNDINAQTVVLAINKLLASEAFDAENPKYVRQGDISKVSKLISDMNAGRVGALIMDGVNPAYTLPNAQDFISGLEKVDLSVSFSFNNDETAQSSKYVAAAPHYLESWGDVQIKKGHYSLTQPVIRELFDTRQFQSTLLTWMGSDKTYYDYIKETWSTFVLQGSNWNKALQDGVFTASMISVSPEVEEVSSGTTTETEENEEIQGSIVPIASAIRSLVNTTASGMELVLSTKVGMGDGRQANNPWLQEFPDPISRVSWDNYLTISKADAEALGMENFNVADGGLNGSYAKLTVEGTVLDNVPVIIQPGQAKNTVGLSFGYGKEAGMKAEMATGVNAYTLYNNFSNVQSVSVEKSEGIHEFACVQLHKTLMGRGDIIKETTLEIFNTKDHYEWNHMPQVSLNHQETPVTSPEVDLWEGFDRSIGHHFNLSIDLNACTGCGACVIACHAENNVPVVGKEEIRKSRDMHWLRIDRYYSSEETFEADNEKKENIDGLWGDNGSLEEFGEMEDASVNPQVAFQPVMCQHCNHAPCETVCPVAATAHSRQGQNHMAYNRCVGTRYCANNCPYKVRRFNWFLYHDNDEFDFNMNNDLGKMVINPDVNVRSRGVMEKCSMCIQMTQKTILDAKRDGRVIKDGEFQTACSAACGSGAMVFGDINDKESKIAELKEDDRMYHLLEHVGTKPNVFYHVKVRNTNEA comes from the coding sequence ATGGCATCAAACAAAAAATATTGGAAAAGCGAAGCGGAGTTAAATCCGAACGATTCCATTGTTGAGGCGCTAAGACAGAATGAATTCACGGAACAAATTCCCGTAGATGAGTTTTTAGGAGACAAAGAAAACTTGTCGGCAACAACTACCAATAGAAGGGATTTTCTAAAATATGTGGGCTTTAGTACCGCTGCCGCAACTGTTGCAGCATGCGAGGGTCCTGTACACAAGTCAATTCCCTATGTTGTACAACCAGACCGTATAGTTCCAGGAGTAGCAAATTATTATGCGACAACCATTGCGGATGGGTTCGATTTTGCCAGTATTTTGGTTAAAACCCGAGAAGGAAGACCGATCAAAATAGAAAATAACACAGATGCCAAGGTAAATGGTGGTGCAAATGCGAGAGTACAAGCTTCTGTTCTCTCCTTATATGATAGTAAAAGGGTTCAAGGGCCAATGGCCAACGGAGAGCCTGTAGACTGGAAAGTTCTGGATGCGACGGTCAAAGCCAAGTTGGGAAGCTTAAAAGGTTCAAATAAACAAATTGCTTTATTGACCCAAACGTATGCTAGCCCATCAACAGATAGGTTAATAGCTGAATTCAAGGCTGAGTATGGTGAAAATGTAAACCATGTAGTCTATGATGCAGTTTCTCAAGATGCTGCGCTAAATGCATTTAATGCTGCTTACGGAGAACGCGCTTTGGCGGATTATAATTTTGAAAAAGCGGATTTAATTGTTTCTTTCGGTGCTGATTTCTTGGCAGATTGGCAAGGTGGAGGTTATGATGGCGGATATGCTAAAGGACGTATACCCAAAAATGGTAAAATGTCCAAACACATACAGTTGGAATCCAACATGTCATTGACAGGCGGTAATGCTGATAAGCGTTACCCTATGACGCCAACACAACAGAAGAATGCCCTTGCCAAATTATATGGTAAATTAAATGGAAGTAACGTAGGTGGCGGAACATCGGATGTTGACGCAGCAGTAGATCGTATCGCTTCACAAGTACGAAAAGCGGGCAGCAAAGCTGTTATTGTCACAGGCCTCAATGACATAAATGCACAGACTGTTGTCTTGGCTATAAATAAACTATTGGCAAGTGAAGCTTTTGATGCTGAAAATCCTAAATATGTTCGTCAAGGAGATATCTCCAAAGTAAGTAAGTTGATTTCTGATATGAATGCAGGTCGCGTAGGAGCTTTGATTATGGATGGTGTCAATCCAGCATATACGCTTCCCAATGCACAAGACTTTATATCTGGTCTGGAGAAAGTTGACTTATCTGTTAGTTTTTCATTCAATAATGATGAAACGGCCCAATCTTCAAAATATGTAGCTGCAGCTCCACATTATTTGGAATCTTGGGGAGATGTTCAGATTAAAAAAGGACATTACAGCTTAACACAGCCTGTTATTCGAGAACTTTTTGACACGCGACAGTTCCAATCGACATTATTGACTTGGATGGGCAGTGACAAAACATATTACGATTATATAAAAGAAACGTGGAGCACTTTTGTGTTGCAGGGTTCAAATTGGAATAAGGCCTTGCAAGATGGTGTATTTACTGCTTCAATGATTTCGGTTTCACCGGAAGTTGAAGAAGTATCATCCGGGACCACAACGGAAACAGAAGAAAATGAGGAAATTCAAGGAAGTATCGTTCCTATAGCTTCGGCAATTCGTTCTTTGGTCAATACTACTGCTTCAGGAATGGAGCTAGTGCTTTCTACAAAAGTTGGTATGGGTGACGGTAGACAAGCGAACAACCCTTGGTTGCAAGAGTTTCCTGATCCAATCTCCAGAGTTTCTTGGGACAACTACTTAACAATTTCAAAAGCCGATGCTGAAGCGTTGGGTATGGAAAACTTTAATGTAGCAGATGGAGGGTTGAACGGAAGTTATGCTAAACTAACTGTTGAGGGTACTGTTTTGGATAATGTCCCGGTAATTATTCAGCCCGGTCAAGCAAAAAATACTGTTGGTCTATCTTTTGGGTATGGTAAAGAAGCTGGAATGAAGGCTGAAATGGCTACAGGTGTCAATGCGTATACCCTATATAATAATTTCTCCAATGTTCAATCAGTTTCCGTTGAGAAATCGGAAGGAATCCATGAGTTCGCATGTGTACAACTGCATAAAACTTTAATGGGTAGAGGGGATATTATTAAGGAAACCACTCTTGAGATATTCAATACAAAAGATCATTACGAGTGGAATCACATGCCCCAGGTTTCTTTAAATCATCAAGAAACCCCCGTTACGTCTCCTGAAGTAGATTTGTGGGAAGGGTTTGATCGCTCAATAGGACATCATTTCAATTTATCGATTGATTTAAATGCCTGTACTGGATGTGGTGCATGTGTTATTGCATGTCATGCAGAAAACAATGTTCCCGTCGTTGGAAAAGAAGAGATTCGTAAATCTAGGGATATGCATTGGTTGCGAATTGACAGATATTATTCTTCTGAAGAAACTTTTGAGGCAGATAATGAAAAGAAAGAAAACATTGATGGACTTTGGGGCGATAACGGCTCTTTAGAGGAATTTGGTGAGATGGAAGATGCTTCGGTCAATCCTCAAGTGGCATTCCAGCCAGTAATGTGCCAGCACTGCAACCATGCACCTTGTGAAACGGTTTGTCCTGTGGCAGCTACCGCACATAGTAGACAAGGTCAAAATCATATGGCATATAATCGTTGTGTGGGTACAAGGTATTGTGCGAACAACTGTCCTTATAAAGTACGTAGATTCAATTGGTTCTTATACCACGACAATGACGAGTTTGATTTCAATATGAACAACGATTTGGGCAAGATGGTCATCAACCCAGATGTTAATGTCCGCTCAAGAGGGGTTATGGAGAAGTGTTCCATGTGTATTCAAATGACACAGAAGACCATTTTAGATGCAAAACGTGACGGTAGAGTTATAAAGGACGGAGAATTCCAGACCGCTTGTTCAGCGGCATGTGGCAGCGGTGCCATGGTTTTTGGAGATATCAATGACAAGGAAAGCAAGATAGCGGAATTGAAGGAAGACGACAGAATGTACCATCTATTGGAGCACGTAGGTACAAAACCCAATGTGTTCTATCATGTTAAAGTTAGGAATACCAACGAGGCTTAA